The genomic stretch ATACCGCGACGTTACTGCACGATGACGTTGTCGATGAATCTGATATGCGCCGTGGCAAGGAAACCGCCAATGCGGCATTTGGTAATGCTGCTAGCGTTCTGGTCGGAGATTACATCTATACTCGCTCATTCCAAATGATGACCGCTTTAGGCTCTTTGGAAATCCTCAAGCTAATGAGTGATGCGGTAAACGTAATAGCCGAAGGCGAAGTTCAGCAATTAATGAACTGCAATAATCCAGATACCACAGAAGAAAGCTACATGCAGGTCATCTATTCGAAAACTGCACGTTTATTTGAAGCGGCCACTCAAATCGGTGCCCTTTTGGTTAACGCCCCGCAACAAACCGAAACTGCGCTGCAAAACTACGGTCGTTATTTAGGTACTGCATTCCAATTAATTGATGATGTAATGGACTATACGTCTGATGGTAAAGAGATGGGAAAAAATGTCGGTGATGACCTTGCTGAAGGCAAACCGACGCTGCCACTGCTTTACGCGATGCGTAATGGTACTCCGGAACAAGCAACCATGATCCGTGAAGCGATTGAGCACTCGAATGGAATGGAAAAGCTCGATGCCATTATGGATGCGATGCATCAAACTGGCTCACTGGAGTACACCACTCAACGCGCCGAGCAAGAAGCCGATAAAGCGATTGCAGAGCTAGCGGTCGTTCCGGAGTCTGAATATAAGCAAGCACTGATCACACTAGCGCATATGGCAGTGAGAAGAACAAAATAGCTTCCGTTTTTAGCTTTATAGCAATTCTATAAATTTAATGACCGTTCAAAATTGAGTACAGAGAAAAGTGTCAAAGACCATGGATGACCTTTATCTCAAGCGACCAAGGACAGATTAGCGTCTTTTCGGCGTATTCAAATTGAGCAAACATTAAATGGAATTGCTATTAGCTTTAGGTTTCCGGCCTTAGGCTTCGTGACCGTAAATAGCGAACGAGATTAAAATAAAACCCCGTGACGGTTTAAGCCATCACGGGGTTTTGTTTTTCTAAAATACTTGTGTAGGTTCGTCTGCTACATTATTGAGCGAACTCTTCACCTAGGGCAATATCACTCTTCAGTGTTTCTAGCATGCTATCAAAAGCTTGTTGTTCGAAATCACTTAGCTCACCATAGCTTAAGATCTCTTCAACCCCTTGTTTACCTAAACGAATAGGCTGAGCGAAGAAACGGGCATTTGCGCCATCACCTTCAACATATGCACATTCAACAATACCTTGCTCGCCTTGTAGCGCTTTAACTAAAGACAGACCA from Vibrio algicola encodes the following:
- the ispB gene encoding octaprenyl diphosphate synthase; this encodes MDFTAIQALTADDMTKVNETIHAQLNSDVSLINQLGFYIVSSGGKRIRPLLALISAKALGYQGQDHITAASFVEFIHTATLLHDDVVDESDMRRGKETANAAFGNAASVLVGDYIYTRSFQMMTALGSLEILKLMSDAVNVIAEGEVQQLMNCNNPDTTEESYMQVIYSKTARLFEAATQIGALLVNAPQQTETALQNYGRYLGTAFQLIDDVMDYTSDGKEMGKNVGDDLAEGKPTLPLLYAMRNGTPEQATMIREAIEHSNGMEKLDAIMDAMHQTGSLEYTTQRAEQEADKAIAELAVVPESEYKQALITLAHMAVRRTK